The following coding sequences are from one Paenibacillus sp. FSL R5-0912 window:
- a CDS encoding GNAT family N-acetyltransferase translates to MIRKLNEADRDPLMALLLKEPALNLFMIGDLENFGVEQDFMELWGEMDEPDSRIKAVMMRYYGSYLCYADGSFDVEGFAEVLKKGGKAEMLSGSSEVVNQFCEVLSFRTEKQMYFAELKEMNEQLHKAACAPGEFQRATVLDVEDICTLTDRIDEFSDNSADSRQTLSKTLESKTGRTYFTKKDGRLVVTASTAAENSMSAMVVAVASHPDYRGQGLATRLVARLCTDILEESKSLCLFYNNPQAGLIYKKLGFRDIGNWSMLYI, encoded by the coding sequence GTGATACGGAAGCTAAATGAAGCCGACCGCGATCCGCTGATGGCACTGCTTCTCAAAGAACCGGCCTTAAATTTGTTTATGATTGGCGACTTGGAGAATTTCGGGGTTGAACAAGACTTTATGGAATTATGGGGCGAGATGGATGAACCGGATAGCCGGATCAAAGCGGTTATGATGCGTTATTACGGAAGTTATTTGTGTTATGCGGATGGTTCTTTTGACGTGGAGGGTTTCGCGGAGGTGCTAAAAAAAGGCGGGAAGGCGGAAATGCTCTCCGGCTCTTCTGAAGTGGTGAATCAGTTCTGCGAGGTGTTGAGCTTCCGCACAGAGAAGCAGATGTACTTTGCCGAGCTTAAAGAAATGAATGAGCAGCTCCATAAGGCGGCTTGCGCCCCGGGAGAATTTCAACGTGCGACGGTTCTGGATGTAGAAGATATTTGTACCCTTACGGACCGGATTGATGAATTCTCAGACAACTCGGCGGATTCGCGGCAAACCCTGAGTAAAACACTGGAGAGTAAGACCGGACGCACCTATTTCACCAAAAAAGACGGCCGGCTTGTAGTGACAGCATCAACCGCAGCAGAAAACTCCATGTCGGCTATGGTTGTTGCTGTAGCTTCGCATCCTGATTACAGAGGACAAGGTTTGGCTACGCGCCTGGTTGCCCGCTTATGCACCGATATCCTGGAGGAAAGCAAATCGCTGTGCCTCTTCTACAACAACCCGCAAGCCGGACTTATCTATAAGAAGCTCGGATTCCGCGATATCGGCAACTGGTCGATGCTGTACATATAA
- a CDS encoding HD-GYP domain-containing protein: MNNSNEQYIGKQLAANLFNHSGVFVLPAMTLLSGEHIRLISQHKILLEPHDVFQVDNAAFYQLAVDDCTAAMESIFDQLRYTKTKRLPMIEIRNEVIPFIQQVSEKNDFYGILAALQSKDDYTYRHNVAVGIISTLLGKWLKLKPEELSMLTIAATLHDIGKIMIPAEILTKPGPLSVEEHALMKKHTTFGYEMIRDTVGTTHMQALVALQHHERMDGSGYPFGVLGHRITDFSKIVAVADIFHAMTSDRFYRTAAPLYEVLRQMDDNVYGKLDPYICSVFINKLMQSMIGNEVLLTDGRIGKIIMILAHDPLRPLVNIDDDFIDLSRHRQLGIVRVIPQ, from the coding sequence ATGAACAACAGCAATGAACAATATATCGGCAAACAGCTTGCAGCCAATCTTTTTAATCATAGCGGTGTGTTTGTTCTGCCGGCGATGACCTTATTAAGCGGGGAGCATATCCGGCTGATCTCCCAGCACAAGATCCTCTTAGAGCCGCATGATGTGTTTCAGGTGGACAACGCGGCATTCTATCAGCTGGCTGTGGATGACTGCACAGCAGCGATGGAGAGCATTTTTGATCAGCTCCGCTATACCAAGACCAAAAGGCTGCCGATGATTGAGATCCGAAATGAAGTCATTCCTTTTATCCAGCAGGTAAGTGAGAAGAACGATTTCTATGGAATATTGGCTGCACTGCAGTCTAAGGATGATTATACATACAGGCATAATGTTGCGGTTGGTATTATCTCCACACTGCTTGGCAAATGGCTGAAGCTGAAGCCGGAAGAGCTAAGCATGCTGACCATCGCAGCGACTCTTCATGATATCGGCAAAATTATGATTCCGGCTGAAATTCTCACCAAACCCGGCCCGCTGAGTGTGGAAGAACATGCGCTAATGAAGAAGCATACCACCTTTGGATATGAAATGATCCGGGATACCGTGGGCACCACTCACATGCAGGCGCTTGTTGCGCTGCAGCATCATGAACGGATGGACGGCAGCGGCTACCCCTTCGGTGTGCTGGGGCACCGAATTACCGATTTCAGCAAAATTGTTGCGGTGGCGGATATTTTTCATGCGATGACCTCAGACCGCTTCTACCGCACGGCCGCCCCTTTGTATGAGGTGCTCAGGCAGATGGATGATAATGTCTACGGCAAGCTGGACCCTTATATCTGCAGCGTGTTCATCAACAAGCTGATGCAATCGATGATCGGCAATGAGGTACTGCTCACAGACGGACGGATTGGCAAAATCATAATGATTCTGGCCCATGATCCGTTGCGTCCCCTGGTGAATATCGATGACGATTTCATTGATCTGAGCCGTCACAGGCAATTGGGTATTGTGCGTGTAATTCCGCAATAA
- a CDS encoding outer spore coat protein CotE, with protein MSLSHKRQTREIITKAICGKGRKFSTATHTVTPPHHPTSILGAWIINHQYEAVAAGNGIEVIGTYDVNIWYSYDKNKQTEVAKETVSYVELIPLSYLDPRHRASTAQVSAEATQEPNCVEAGVSPGGGSVTLRVEREFEAELVAETKVRVYVSDQSDDLEDKDYDFDGETFDYDDLDPDALDDEL; from the coding sequence ATGTCATTAAGCCATAAACGTCAAACAAGGGAGATCATTACGAAGGCAATTTGCGGCAAAGGTCGTAAGTTCTCTACCGCAACCCATACCGTGACTCCGCCACATCATCCGACTAGTATTCTGGGGGCTTGGATTATTAACCACCAGTACGAAGCGGTTGCCGCCGGGAACGGAATCGAAGTAATCGGTACTTATGATGTGAACATCTGGTACTCGTACGACAAAAACAAGCAGACCGAGGTTGCCAAGGAAACGGTCTCCTATGTGGAGCTTATTCCCTTGTCGTATCTGGACCCGAGACACCGTGCTTCCACGGCACAGGTCTCTGCGGAGGCAACGCAGGAACCCAATTGTGTGGAAGCCGGGGTATCGCCGGGCGGCGGCAGTGTGACGCTCCGGGTGGAACGGGAGTTCGAGGCGGAGCTGGTGGCTGAGACCAAGGTCCGCGTGTATGTCAGCGATCAGAGTGATGATCTGGAAGACAAGGATTATGATTTTGACGGCGAGACTTTTGATTACGATGATCTGGACCCTGACGCCCTGGATGATGAGCTGTAA
- a CDS encoding putative amidoligase domain-containing protein: protein MNEGLNLFLQLAPEQIMRRLRRCGIEADPGAIGRPARRKEASESHTYSHGQDPASYRQHYRVVIFNLAVLECQPLGAGAAMNAVYLGPVRGEGDYGGAGAGASGNRVNGAGGGGYGNGGAEIEGHDENSYEETDARSDSGNSYRGAGGVGEMRGVAGAIRVTAVRALYSLGLDSGEVELRAMGGRRYVVTGITPLMPVPGKPLPEPYRTASRELARSLALEQPGRAGLLMGMDPEFILLRESTGRVVPASRYLPMDGAAGCDAGPPGTRGVFPVAELRPAPRGEPRALLAQLMSAAREADRLITDRSLRWRAGGMPLRGWALGGHLHFSGVTLCAPLLRALDNYLALPMLLLEDVRAAARRPRYGVLGDFRRQPHGGFEYRTLPSFLVSPVIAKGAVCLAHLIVSHYEELPLHPLDREKLHAAFYSGDKQPLREAWPPLEAQLRALGGYAAAASYIEPLLRSIAAQQTWDESRDIRGLWCGSAPSVSGTPPSRPGESVQ, encoded by the coding sequence ATGAACGAAGGGCTTAACTTATTCCTTCAGCTGGCACCGGAGCAGATTATGCGCAGACTCCGGCGCTGCGGGATTGAAGCGGACCCGGGGGCTATCGGCAGACCTGCACGGCGGAAGGAAGCAAGTGAGAGTCATACATATTCCCATGGACAAGACCCCGCTAGTTACAGGCAGCACTACCGGGTGGTTATTTTCAATCTGGCTGTGCTGGAGTGCCAGCCTCTGGGTGCAGGAGCGGCTATGAATGCTGTCTATTTGGGGCCGGTGAGAGGAGAGGGCGATTATGGCGGAGCGGGTGCTGGCGCGAGCGGGAACAGGGTTAATGGAGCAGGCGGTGGCGGATACGGGAATGGCGGAGCGGAAATTGAAGGGCATGACGAGAACAGCTATGAGGAAACGGATGCTAGAAGTGATAGCGGGAACAGTTATCGCGGAGCGGGTGGCGTAGGTGAGATGCGCGGGGTAGCAGGAGCTATCCGTGTAACGGCGGTCCGGGCGCTGTACAGCCTGGGGCTGGACAGCGGCGAGGTGGAGCTGCGGGCCATGGGCGGGCGGCGTTATGTGGTGACGGGCATCACTCCGTTGATGCCGGTTCCCGGCAAGCCGCTGCCTGAGCCGTACCGGACAGCCTCGCGGGAGCTGGCCCGCTCCCTTGCCCTTGAGCAGCCAGGCCGTGCCGGGCTGCTTATGGGTATGGACCCGGAGTTCATTCTGCTCCGGGAATCCACGGGCCGCGTCGTGCCGGCGTCGCGGTACCTGCCCATGGACGGCGCCGCGGGCTGCGACGCCGGACCCCCGGGAACGCGCGGCGTGTTCCCGGTGGCGGAGCTGCGCCCTGCGCCGCGCGGGGAACCGCGCGCGCTGCTGGCGCAGCTGATGTCCGCCGCGCGCGAGGCGGACCGGCTCATTACAGACCGCTCGCTCCGCTGGCGGGCGGGAGGCATGCCGCTGCGGGGCTGGGCCCTCGGCGGCCACCTGCACTTCAGCGGCGTGACGCTGTGCGCGCCGCTGCTGCGCGCGCTCGACAACTATCTCGCGCTGCCCATGCTGCTGCTCGAGGACGTCCGGGCTGCGGCCCGGCGTCCCCGCTATGGCGTGCTCGGCGATTTCCGGCGGCAGCCGCATGGCGGCTTCGAATACCGGACGCTGCCGAGCTTCCTGGTGTCCCCGGTCATCGCCAAAGGCGCGGTCTGCCTGGCTCACCTGATCGTGAGCCATTATGAAGAGCTGCCGCTGCACCCGCTCGACCGGGAGAAGCTGCATGCCGCCTTCTACAGCGGCGACAAGCAACCGCTCCGCGAAGCCTGGCCTCCCCTGGAGGCGCAGCTTCGCGCACTGGGCGGCTACGCAGCCGCCGCCAGCTACATAGAGCCGTTGCTGCGCTCCATAGCCGCGCAGCAGACCTGGGACGAGTCGCGTGATATCCGCGGCTTGTGGTGCGGCAGCGCCCCGTCAGTCTCCGGGACGCCTCCTTCGAGGCCCGGAGAATCGGTTCAATAG